atattttcgaaacactatattgacattttcatccaaaaccctaatttggagttttttttttatctttttcgatttaattaatataaaaaaaaattacacgtggcaaattgtagaccacacgttttctaaaatcctatggccttaaattagtggtagttagcaattaaatgatgagttagcaattgatcactccccctagatatttttctcaattatctcatattttcatttttaagaacgatgagacaaacaaaaaatattatgtgaaCAAAACGTTCATTTAGTTAAAACAACATCGTTTAATACAATTAGTTAATCgcgtttttaaattttactaatgTACGCATCACGTCAATAAATTTAGACACACAGCATGTCAAAATTGTTCGTCACAGgctattaagaaaaaatattatactaaaacTACCGGATTGAAAATAACTTAACAAACTTGATGGTTttttagaccatctccaaccatacaccaaaaatgagttttgatgTAGAATTTTTatccaaccatacaccaaactcaaacccatatttggtgttttttgtaaaacaacaccatatttggtgttactGCAAAAGTTTTGTgaggcaaaatctcaaaaatggtgtaaatagttagagtaaaattattttttggtgtgacatatactcaaaaatgagtttaagtttggtgtaaatgattggagatTGCCTTAGTGATTTGAGctactcaaaaataaatatcagaGCTATTAGGCTATGCTGCAATGGATAAAAAAAGAGATTAGAATATTTCTAAGGTTTATATATACAGCTGACCCAAAGTTCACCAAACGTGCATAGatgtcaaaatattaaaacgaGGAAGACCACAATCTTGTGCCTTTTTTTCCAGTCCATAATTTACAATTGTCAAACAACCAACAAGCAGATGCATGCTTACAAGATGGGTATCATAAGCTCCGAAACTGAAGCTAGTCCCTTCATCAACCTCACTATCTCGGCCGTGTCGTCCAGATAGTACTTGGCCTTGCTTGGCTTGCGCCCCACTGTGCACGCAAACACTTCTGCGTTTGGAGCTATGGACGGACCAGTCGTGGAGCTGCTAATTACCTCGAACATATCTTCATCCGACCTATCGTCTCCAATGCACAGCACAAAATCGGGCAACATTCCTCTCTCCTGCATCAAGGACAGCAGCCGTTTCGCTACAAGACCTTTGCTAACTCCCTGCATTCAGCAGCCAAAATTGTAAGAGTGATAGTTTAACTATGTTAAGTCACCTAAATCACTAAATTGGGATAAATAggtaaagaaaagttgtttTGTAAGACGATTTATGACAATGTTTAGAGGCAGCATTCGAAACAGATAATACTAAATGTTGGAAATCGACATATTCCGACAGGGCCTATGCAAATTTGGCCTTAAGGTTGCCACGGCCTTGCACAACATGCACGGAAAGCCTCAGCCGGGGCCCAGGGAAGATGGCTATTCTAAGTCCTAACCAAAAACAATAACATTGATAAATACTGAGAATGTTAATATCATTAAACGATCAATCTCTTCCCGAACTGCTATAGATTTTGTATGAACTGATTACTCAACTACATTAAGCAAGATAAGGTTATTCTCCTCGGGTCATCTTGACATCACCTACTTATCACTTATGTAACAGTTCacataaaatcataaacaGTTTCAACACAAGAATTAGTGACAGAGGAGGCTATTATTATGTCGAAAATGTATTTCTCCTCCAGCAAGATAATACTATTCAGCAATAGTTAGCAGAATTTCATACCAACTGAAACAAGGATCATAACAGCTGATATCAGAGtacagaaataaataaatatagtagaCGTCTAATTACGTGCCTCCAAACATTACCAAAGAAGGCGAAACCGCGAAAGAAGCAAACTGAGATGTGATATGTTGACAATATATCATGTAAGTTCCCTAAAAGAGACATGTAGCCTTAATTCTTGTTTAGCAACTTACTAAACCAACTATTTTATGCGTTTCAGTTGAATATAAGTAGTTTTTCTATTATCGACAAGATACTGTGTGACTGGTTCTGAAAGAAAAGACAGAATACCTGTGGCTTAACTTCTACACAATTTGAGTCGCTTTTAACTGTAACAGGTTCGTTAGCAAGAACACTCTCCAGATGACCAAGAAGTTCTTTTGCTTGGCAGGATCCAAAATCAGGATCAGCATCCTCATAACACCATCCCATCGATGTTTCTTTAAGTTCAATCATTGATCCATCAGTCGTCTCCGTATATAGTTGCATTACTGGCTCTGCTATTTGCTTCCAGTTGCATTCTACTGCCGGAATACTGGTTTCCCATTCCTCGTCTCGCTTCATCCTGCAAAAACCAATTACCATTTTAAGTAACATTGTTTCCATAAACTTTTGAAAGTATAATCCAAAACACTAAATAGAGTGAACTTATATACCTCATAAAATAGCCATGCTCGGCAGCAATTCCCAGCTTATCACATGATGAAAACCATGCATCCAGCTTGCTTCGCGGCCTTGAACTTACTATAAAAACCACATTGTTCTTGTCTCTGCACAAACTATTTAATATGTCAAGTGTTTTTGAGCTTGGTTTCTTGTCGATTGAATTTTGAGGCATTAAAGTTCCATCATAATCGAGAAGAATAGCTCTAGTTGTAGTCCTCTTGTAAGCCGATACTATGTGCTCCATGGCCAGTTTCCTGAAATTAGGATCGAGTGCAACGACCCTAAAGCTCAAGCCAAATCCAATACCCCAGCATCTGCGTCGCACATGATCCTTACAAGTCCTTTCCAGATCTTGCAGGAAGCTTTTACCCCAATACGAGACATCATGCGTGCTCACATACTTATAGTGTTTTTCATGCCTCAGTTGTTTTTCTGGCTCCGGCATTTCAATGGCTGATTCCATCGCCTCTGCCACCACATCGATATTCCATGGATTGACTCGAATGGCTCCACTTAGAGATGGAGAGCATCCAATGAACTCGGATACAACAAGCATACTCTTTTTGGGGGTGGATGCTTCGGGTCCCAATATCTTATTCAATCTCTCGTTGCCTTGCCGACTGATAACATACTCATATGGTATGAGATTCATTCCATCCCTAACTGCAGTAACCAAACAACATTCAGCAGCGACATAATAAGCAACTCTTTCGTAAAATTTAGGAGGCTGGTCAATCAGGATGACCGGATCATATCCAGGTTCTCCAAATGTTTCGTTTATCCGCTTAACCGTTGCATACATCTCATCCTGCACTTCTTTGACGTCTTTTCCCTTGCCCCGAGCAGGAAGAGCTATCTGAACTAAAACGACCTTTCCTTTCTTCTCGGGGTGCTGCAGTAGAAGCTGCTCCATTGCTAATAACTTTAAGCTGATGCCCTTAAAAATATCCATGTCATCAACCCCGAGTAACAGTGTCCGCCCCTGTCCTGAAAATTGCTTAATGAGCTCTGCTACCTTCGCCTCCGTCTCTGGAAGGCTCAAAACAGACTGAAGCTGGCCCATATGAATGCCAACAGGAAGAATCTTGAGACTAACAGTGCGGCCATAATAATCAAGTCCTATATAACCCCTCTTCGACTCATATGAAATCCCCAGCATTCGACTACAGCAGGAGAGGAAATGCCTGGCATAATCAAATGTGTGAAAACCAATCAAATCAGAATTAAGCAGACCTCGCAAAATCTCCTCTCGTATTGGTAATGTCTTATAAATCTCCGAAGATGGAAATGGACTGTGCAGGAAAAAGCCAAGCTTTACCCGATTAAACCTCTTCCTCAAGAAAGTAGGCAGTACCATCAGATGATAATCATGAACCCAAACAAAGTCATCTTCTGGATTAATCACTTCCATGATCCTATCAGCAAAAATCTTGTTCACTGATACATAAGCCTGCCAGAGCGAGCGGTTAAACCTACCACCCAGATCGGGCGACAGAGGCAGCATATAGTGGAACAAAGGCCATAGCTGTTGTTTGCAGAAGCCATGGTAGTACCTGCTATACAGATCAGGTGGCAAAAAGGTCGGGACACACTTGAATGTCTCGAGGAGTATCTGAGAGACCTCATCTTGGTCATTGGGGTGAATTTCTTCCTTGAGGCACCCCACATAAATGAATTCAGTGTCTTCATCTCCTAAACAATCTTTTAGTTGGAGATAAAGTGAATTATCATCCCAGCTAAAAGTCCAACCTTTACTATTATCTGTTTTCTTGTGCACCTTTATAGGCAACTGGTTGGCCACAATAATTATCCTATCCTTATGAGAAGACGAAGATGATGGATCCGAGGATACGCTGTCCGaaccatcatcatcaatatCGGACATTATCCCAGCTACTGTCATAATACGAGGAATACGCCGGCTCATACGGCTAAAAGATGGTGATGGAGCTTCCCCAGAAGCTAGCTCTAACAAATTTGAGTATGATCTAGACACCATctctccctccctctctctctctcaaagtgaaatttctttttctctcactctctctctatagCACTCACTACCCCAAATAACCTCAATCCtaattttctcaaaatcaGTTTTCAATAACATAAAAGGGACTCCTTTTCAGATTGAAATTATGCTTGACACTGAACAAGCAGTTAACatccaagataaaaaaaactgtgTCATTTGAAGTAGAGCAAGAAATAAGTATTCAATCTCATGCCTACCAAGATAAGATCAAGAAGGGTGCGCTCAAGATTTTAACTTTATGAGGATCCAATCAAGTTACACACTGCAATACACAAGTAAACAAATATATGTCAAACAAACAGAGATTTAGAATTCAAGAAATAGATCATAAAACAGATAAACATAAAAGGAGACAAGTAAGAAGATAATACCTCATCAGTTAGGAGTAAACAGCAAGATCCCACATGAAGATGTGACACTAATAATAGCAAGAGACAAACAACTGACGATATTTCAAGAGCCAGTTCATCCAAATTCAGTAGAAACAAAACCAGAAATAAAAGGTGGGGGGAAACCCTAGTGTattgaaaaagggaaaatgtgAAAATAGTGGAAGAGGTGAGTGCTCAAAACTGTGtattttttgttatctttATTTCTAGTGGAGTTTTATCAAATCTTCATACACACACTGGAAATATAGCAAGTACAGTGCAACTGATGaaagaaaacaatcaaaatttggttctgattttattatgtgattgGACTTTGGAAGTATGTCTACATATTTCATGCCATACTACAAagataacataaaataattagagtaaATAGCTGGCTATGTGGTCCACTGTTGCAGCTTAGATTCCTCTTATTATTCTAATGGGGAgagaaattcaagaaaaacttaacaaaattttaaattgttcttGAATCTCCcaatgtttttcattttccatatGTTAAATTTTGCTACGaaatggagtagtacttaGTGACAAGGACTCAATCATTAAAACGTAATTATGTGTAATGAATCAAAATTCATACAATTGAATTAAGTATTGTGTGAGAAGTTCGGCCTTGTTTAAATGTTCATAATAGGGCTGTTTACTCAATAATTCTACTAGTACTAAATAGGCCATCCAAAACAACAGTCAAGTGACCggtcataaaatatttattaaaaaaatttgcattGTATTAATCCatttaagtataaaaatacgTCACAAATGTTGCTATCTGTTGGATaaagaaatataagaaaagCATATTTATTGTTGACAGTAGCCAATAGGATTGAGTTTAATATTAATGATTATGGCCCATTGACATTCATATTCGAGAAGAAGTCTTAATGTCAATGTAATTGGATTTCTCTACggataattcatatttatgtgGCCATGATGTCATATAAGCTAatgttgaaacttgaaactATTAATAACTAGCATATTTGATTAGTTCTCCACATGTTATTTATGCAAGAATATTTTCACTCAACTATTTTGATATGGTGGAGTAGCCTTAAACATAAGTTTGGCAGATAGCAACTTTTAAAGTTGAAAATGTTGTATACGTGGTGGACAAATGCATTGCATTTGTGGTCTGGGTTGAGTAAACGGATTTTTTATGCATATCAattattctaatttctaaAGCTCAATCAATACTAATTTCACTAActtgtactagtatttatttttttcatctctttggGCCCACATGCGAACTAGTTCGAAATTAAAAACAAGTCAATTAACTTAGAAGGCTAAGTGTGATTTCAGCATCCAACATGAACGCTGAGACATCTTAGAGCATTCACGATGctagtataaaaattataatcctAAGTGTGATTTCAGCATTCACTTAATATATTAAGTACTTGAATATTACAATGCTAGTATAAAAATCATGTAGGACATCTATGCACATAGATGAATTGTGAATTGGAAGGTGCTAGagctgcccaaggtttaccgaaccgGCAGTTAAAATCGAAACCGCGAAAAATATGCCGAACCAAAACCGTGAATTTtagaaccgtggttcggttcaggttccaaatttttcgaaccgaaaccgcgaccgaaccgccggttccggacggttccgaaccggcggtttcacggttccgaaccggcagtttcacggttccgaaccgccaacgcaatgataaatttaaacatagttaatccttatattaaaactatactccattaaataaaacattgcTGAATGATCCGGTTTATGAGTTTTATACtcttatataaataactttcatttttagatttggTAATATCCGTAGAAACAATAATGTGGGACAAAATTTTGTagcaaaaataactttataatactatttggtAAAATTGGATGGTAAAAACATaagataaaagataataaaataaaaataactaaattacaaGATGGAGTCTATGTTGTATGGTTTATGgtaataactttataatactatttccgattttattaattaacacatttttttacgTATGGAATCTATGGAGTatggataattattaataaatatttatccaacattttaaaataaacttagAAGAAttgattactttaaataaagtataataaattaacattgGTTAATGTTGtagtcttcaaaattgattagttgagtcttcaaaattgattggttGACGGTGGGCGATGGTTGCactattcaaaattgattgcataaaacaccatttcttttatttttatttatttatttatttattcttaaatgttgatttaaaattcaaattggatctcatttctctctatttttatctatattaaatacCCCTCTCTATCCTTACTTACACTCACCTCATTTTAGTGTTAACAGCtcaatttaaactatccatttccttgttccaatttattttataatttcaaactatatggcaaaaaaaaattaacggaaaaaaccgtgaaaccgcGAAACCGAACCTAAACCGCTACGAACCGTccaaaaaccggcggttccgaaccgaaaccgaaaccgccggttttcgaaccgaaaccgaaaccgtgaaacagcctcacggttcggttccggttccatatttcccaaaaccggaaccggcggttccgaaccaaaaccgccggttcatgaaccgtggGCAGGTCTAGAAggtgctattttttttatggggTAAATCCCAATATTGATGCTGATTtttataagaaataataatgtgaTTCATATACATTGATGAATAggtaaatgaatattttagttCGTCCTCTTCGTCTTCTCCACGGGCTGATTTTTGTATGAAATACCCTTCGTATTTTGAAAATAGcaactttttctattttagtccgttccttaaaaatagcaactttcAAACTtcctattttagaaaatcttTACActcatatacatcaatttatttaccacttaGGCCATCCACAATGGGACGGACGAtgatcgtccgccactgtggcatCACGGACGATGGCTTCTCCATCGTCCGCGCCTGATCCATCGTCTGCAGACGACGAGCGTCCTCCGCCCCTTCGTCCGTCGCATCTTCCGCCACTGTGGGCGACGCGGACAATGCGACGGACGATAGAATgcgtttttgtatttttttttaattttttttcaattttttttttctatttaaacaCCCCAATTCTCATACCATTTCACATCTTCCAATTTCTCATCTCCCAATtcatctctctcatctctctcatccctcactttccaattttctcACTACAAACATGAATTCCGACGGTGACGAATAGAGTACATCGGAAGGCATTACTCGGGCCTTGACTCAGGCCTTATTCGATTGCGTTAATGATGCCGCAGCGGAATGCTTAGCAAAAATGGAGCGCGAGCGTGCAGCGGTGGCGGCGCGGGTCCCTCGGCCGATTCGACGTTGGACGTTTGTCCTCCACGAGCACGACGTAACTCACCAATGTCTGTTCGCAGACTATTTTTCCGAGCAACCACGGTGGGCCCGACGGTTTTTCACCGCTGTTTTAGAATGCGGCGAGATCTTTTTCTCCGCATTGTCCGGACGTTGGAGGGACGTGATGAATACTTCCAGTATTGAATAGACGGCATCGACAGACCCGGACTTACGCCGTTGCAGAAGTGCACGGTTGCAATccggcagttggcctacggcacCACAacggatatgttcgacgagtaccttcacGTCGGGGAGACAACTGGCGCGATTGTCTGAAGAATTTTTGTAGGGGAGTTGTGGCATATTTGCAATGCCCGACTGCTGATGATTGCCAAAGCCTGATGAGGATGCACGAGACAGTGCACGGCTTCCCTGGAATGCTAGGGAGCATCGACTGTATCCACTGGCAGTGGAAGAATTGCCTGACGGCGtggagaggccaatttacTAGTGGCTAAAAGGGCAGCCACCCGACGTTGATCCTCGAAGCCATCGTTGACCGCCACctctggatctggcatgcatACTTTGGTGTAGCCGGTcaaacaacgacatcaacgtcctcaactcgtccatCCTCTTCGCCGATCAATGCAGGGGTCGCGGCCCGACCATCGAGTTCACTGCCAACGGCCGCCATTATCATATGGGTACTACTTGGCCGATGGCATATACCCAAGGTGGCCTGTTTTTGTAAAGACGATCAGTTGCCCAATGGGTGACGGGAGAGTCTTGTTTGCGGCAAAGCAGGAGTCTGCGCGGAAGGATGAAGAGCGGgcttttggtgtgctccaatCGCAGTGGGCAATCGTGAAAAGTCTGACGCGTTTCTGGTTAAAGGAAGTCATCGCCGatgtcatgtatgcgtgcagcatcatgcataacatgatagtcgaacaagAAGCTGGACATATCACCGATTGGGTCGATGATGTAGGTGGGTCTAGCTCCAGCACGACGACCCCGCCTGTCACTCGAGGATTACCGATGGGCTTCAATGAGGTTCTAGTGAGACAAACCTCAATGTGCAGCCAACAAGACCATACGGCGCTCATGAAcaacatgattgaagaagtttggaagCGTAACGGCCATTGagaatttgtagtttttttatttcgtaatataaaatttgaattttcaatggAATGAAGTTGTTTTCTCCAATTTTTGAagtgtttaaatatttaaaaaaaaatgcttagGACGGGGCTTATGgtgggctatagtccgccccattgcaggtggaaggggcggaggataaaatgctgatgtggcggtGTATAGGGTGGGGATTAGGGCGCCGTATAGTCCGCTCCATTATGGATGCCCTTATACCACTAATACAATGGAccccataatccactaacattaattccattagttttttctttccctctctcttactttatcaatttctccctctttcttactttaccaaaatttttttctttctctctcttactttaccaaattgtgcattaaaacccgtgtcgtttcaaatgtttctatttttaaaaaatggatggagtaataatgtgattgatttgataatataaattgatgAATGGGTAAACGAATATTGTAGTGGAGGCTCAAACGGCTCGACCACTTTCgctttctccttctctttccCCTCTTTTTTCTGCTCAGTGGGGAGTGGGATTCTCCTTGGGAGGAGACGACTACATGTCCAACATCTCGTACTCGTCGGTGCTGAAGGTTGGATCAACTTTAGCTTCGGTCTCTGGGACAATGTTGGAATCTCCCAAACCTGGGGTACCAATCATGGTCGGACGACAAACTTTATCGCCATAATGCAGGTCAATACCGTTTCCGTAGCGATAGTTGTAAAAGGCGGTTGTTGCCTGGGGATTCATGGGTCTCCCACCACCAAAGTAGGTTCCACGGAGTACGAAGGGGGCTCGCCGGAGCACGGGGGAACACCGGAGTATGGGGAATGTCGTGGTATGGCTGTATGGGGAACCGCCGGTGTACGGGGGACTTTGATCGAGATTCATTGTttaatagagagagaaatatgagagaaagagaatagAGGAATGGAGAGGGGTGAAAAATGTAACGGAAAATGGGTATGGAggagataaaagtaaaaaaaataaaaaaataatgtcgAGATCGGTGGTGAGATCAGCAGTCGCGCTTGCTATGTGCATCGATCTCCTGCAACAGGCACGGATGGAATGTCAGGCTTTGGGTGGCCATCGAGGATCGGTGCTTTCTCCGCAATGGGGGACGACCAAACTGCCGATCGATCTGCGGTGTGGATGTCTCCCATTGTGAATGCTAGCATTCACTTAATATATTAGCATTGTGAATATTCAAGTACTTAACATATGAATCAATCATTTTCCCACCTGATTATCAAACCTTTTTCTCAATTAATCCACTTCATCTTTGCAAATAGTGGTTCTACAAAAGTGGCatgcaattaataaaatattagtgtatttaatgaatattaaaaaaaaagtaaattttgaaataaaaaacact
The genomic region above belongs to Salvia hispanica cultivar TCC Black 2014 chromosome 3, UniMelb_Shisp_WGS_1.0, whole genome shotgun sequence and contains:
- the LOC125213135 gene encoding alpha,alpha-trehalose-phosphate synthase [UDP-forming] 6-like isoform X2, giving the protein MEVINPEDDFVWVHDYHLMVLPTFLRKRFNRVKLGFFLHSPFPSSEIYKTLPIREEILRGLLNSDLIGFHTFDYARHFLSCCSRMLGISYESKRGYIGLDYYGRTVSLKILPVGIHMGQLQSVLSLPETEAKVAELIKQFSGQGRTLLLGVDDMDIFKGISLKLLAMEQLLLQHPEKKGKVVLVQIALPARGKGKDVKEVQDEMYATVKRINETFGEPGYDPVILIDQPPKFYERVAYYVAAECCLVTAVRDGMNLIPYEYVISRQGNERLNKILGPEASTPKKSMLVVSEFIGCSPSLSGAIRVNPWNIDVVAEAMESAIEMPEPEKQLRHEKHYKYVSTHDVSYWGKSFLQDLERTCKDHVRRRCWGIGFGLSFRVVALDPNFRKLAMEHIVSAYKRTTTRAILLDYDGTLMPQNSIDKKPSSKTLDILNSLCRDKNNVVFIVSSRPRSKLDAWFSSCDKLGIAAEHGYFMRMKRDEEWETSIPAVECNWKQIAEPVMQLYTETTDGSMIELKETSMGWCYEDADPDFGSCQAKELLGHLESVLANEPVTVKSDSNCVEVKPQGVSKGLVAKRLLSLMQERGMLPDFVLCIGDDRSDEDMFEVISSSTTGPSIAPNAEVFACTVGRKPSKAKYYLDDTAEIVRLMKGLASVSELMIPIL
- the LOC125213135 gene encoding alpha,alpha-trehalose-phosphate synthase [UDP-forming] 6-like isoform X1 gives rise to the protein MVSRSYSNLLELASGEAPSPSFSRMSRRIPRIMTVAGIMSDIDDDGSDSVSSDPSSSSSHKDRIIIVANQLPIKVHKKTDNSKGWTFSWDDNSLYLQLKDCLGDEDTEFIYVGCLKEEIHPNDQDEVSQILLETFKCVPTFLPPDLYSRYYHGFCKQQLWPLFHYMLPLSPDLGGRFNRSLWQAYVSVNKIFADRIMEVINPEDDFVWVHDYHLMVLPTFLRKRFNRVKLGFFLHSPFPSSEIYKTLPIREEILRGLLNSDLIGFHTFDYARHFLSCCSRMLGISYESKRGYIGLDYYGRTVSLKILPVGIHMGQLQSVLSLPETEAKVAELIKQFSGQGRTLLLGVDDMDIFKGISLKLLAMEQLLLQHPEKKGKVVLVQIALPARGKGKDVKEVQDEMYATVKRINETFGEPGYDPVILIDQPPKFYERVAYYVAAECCLVTAVRDGMNLIPYEYVISRQGNERLNKILGPEASTPKKSMLVVSEFIGCSPSLSGAIRVNPWNIDVVAEAMESAIEMPEPEKQLRHEKHYKYVSTHDVSYWGKSFLQDLERTCKDHVRRRCWGIGFGLSFRVVALDPNFRKLAMEHIVSAYKRTTTRAILLDYDGTLMPQNSIDKKPSSKTLDILNSLCRDKNNVVFIVSSRPRSKLDAWFSSCDKLGIAAEHGYFMRMKRDEEWETSIPAVECNWKQIAEPVMQLYTETTDGSMIELKETSMGWCYEDADPDFGSCQAKELLGHLESVLANEPVTVKSDSNCVEVKPQGVSKGLVAKRLLSLMQERGMLPDFVLCIGDDRSDEDMFEVISSSTTGPSIAPNAEVFACTVGRKPSKAKYYLDDTAEIVRLMKGLASVSELMIPIL
- the LOC125210335 gene encoding uncharacterized protein LOC125210335; protein product: MGDGRVLFAAKQESARKDEERAFGVLQSQWAIVKSLTRFWLKEVIADVMYACSIMHNMIVEQEAGHITDWVDDVGGSSSSTTTPPVTRGLPMGFNEVLVRQTSMCSQQDHTALMNNMIEEVWKRNGH